A window from Piliocolobus tephrosceles isolate RC106 chromosome 11, ASM277652v3, whole genome shotgun sequence encodes these proteins:
- the LOC111527560 gene encoding prothymosin alpha isoform X1 produces the protein MSDAAVDTSSEITTKDLKEKKEVVEEAENGRDAPANGNAENEENGEQEADNEVDEEEEEGGEEEEEEEEGDGEEEDGDEDEEAESATGKRAAEDDEDDDVDTKKQKTDEDD, from the exons ATGTCAGACGCAGCCGTAGACACCAGCTCCGAAATCACCACCAAG GACttaaaggagaagaaggaagttGTGGAAGAGGCAGAAAATGGAAGAGACGCCCCTGCTAACGGGAATGCT GAGAATGAGGAAAACGGGGAGCAGGAGGCTGACAATGAGGtagatgaagaagaggaagaaggtggggaggaagaggaggaggaagaagaaggtgaTG GTGAGGAAGAGGATggagatgaagatgaggaagctgagtcaGCTACGGGCAAGCGGGCAGCTGAAGATGATGAG GATGACGATGTTGATACCAAGAAGCAGAAGACCGACGAGGATGACTAg
- the LOC111527560 gene encoding prothymosin alpha isoform X2, which produces MSDAAVDTSSEITTKDLKEKKEVVEEAENGRDAPANGNANEENGEQEADNEVDEEEEEGGEEEEEEEEGDGEEEDGDEDEEAESATGKRAAEDDEDDDVDTKKQKTDEDD; this is translated from the exons ATGTCAGACGCAGCCGTAGACACCAGCTCCGAAATCACCACCAAG GACttaaaggagaagaaggaagttGTGGAAGAGGCAGAAAATGGAAGAGACGCCCCTGCTAACGGGAATGCT AATGAGGAAAACGGGGAGCAGGAGGCTGACAATGAGGtagatgaagaagaggaagaaggtggggaggaagaggaggaggaagaagaaggtgaTG GTGAGGAAGAGGATggagatgaagatgaggaagctgagtcaGCTACGGGCAAGCGGGCAGCTGAAGATGATGAG GATGACGATGTTGATACCAAGAAGCAGAAGACCGACGAGGATGACTAg
- the LOC111527559 gene encoding collagen alpha-1(III) chain has product MQTFGPAAVAAVGRRVERPTDRRTTRALGTVRSAYPPESPRQGTHSAAPGHVLSARGACRGPRAKPAGRGMRACAPRPPCPHNSPGLCPPGGESGRSWGPGSGVGRTERAGRWPGAARRTAAEGLPQAPTPVGIGGCVVWKKLPGAPGRCCLLDPGRSPTR; this is encoded by the coding sequence ATGCAGACATTCGGGCCTGCCGCGGTGGCGGCAGTGGGGCGTCGAGTCGAGAGGCCAACCGACCGACGCACCACCCGCGCGCTTGGCACTGTGCGCTCTGCCTATCCGCCCGAGTCTCCAAGGCAAGGGACGCACTCGGCGGCCCCGGGCCACGTGCTCTCTGCGCGCGGTGCGTGCCGAGGCCCGCGCGCAAAGCCCGCCGGGCGGGGGATGCGCGCCTGCGCGCCGCGACCTCCCTGCCCCCACAACTCCCCGGGACTTTGTCCGCCAGGGGGCGAGAGCGGGCGGAGCTGGGGTCCGGGGAGCGGGGTGGGCCGGACGGAGAGGGCCGGCAGGTGGCCCGGGGCTGCTCGCCGGACAGCGGCCGAGGGGCTCCCGCAGGCCCCGACACCTGTTGGTATTGGCGGCTGTGTCGTGTGGAAAAAATTACCGGGCGCCCCGGGGCGGTGCTGCCTTTTGGATCCTGGGCGGAGTCCCACTCGCTAG
- the LOC111527560 gene encoding prothymosin alpha isoform X3 produces the protein MGDLKEKKEVVEEAENGRDAPANGNANEENGEQEADNEVDEEEEEGGEEEEEEEEGDGEEEDGDEDEEAESATGKRAAEDDEDDDVDTKKQKTDEDD, from the exons ATGGGC GACttaaaggagaagaaggaagttGTGGAAGAGGCAGAAAATGGAAGAGACGCCCCTGCTAACGGGAATGCT AATGAGGAAAACGGGGAGCAGGAGGCTGACAATGAGGtagatgaagaagaggaagaaggtggggaggaagaggaggaggaagaagaaggtgaTG GTGAGGAAGAGGATggagatgaagatgaggaagctgagtcaGCTACGGGCAAGCGGGCAGCTGAAGATGATGAG GATGACGATGTTGATACCAAGAAGCAGAAGACCGACGAGGATGACTAg